A portion of the Streptomyces sp. NBC_01335 genome contains these proteins:
- a CDS encoding alpha,alpha-trehalose-phosphate synthase (UDP-forming): protein MVSEHAAQVLVASNRGPVSYTLNEDGSLDARRGGGGLVSGLSAVDDKVWVCAALGDGDREAVRRGVGEEGVRMLDIDASVHADAYNGIANSVLWFVHHLLYQTPVDPVFDDEFRRQWAAYETYNRAFAEALAEEAGEGAAVLVQDYHLALVPGMLRELRADLRIGHFSHTPWAPVDYFRLLPDDIGEQLLRGILGADRAAFLTRRWADAFIGCCTEILGGTSGTRIGVHGLGADGDFLLARSHEPDVDERMAALREQIGGDGSRKTIVRVDRTELSKNIVRGLHAYRTLLDNHPEWRERVVHVAFAYPSRQDLAVYREYTTAVQDLADEINKTYGTDTWTPVVLHVKDDFARSLAAYRLADVALVNPIRDGMNLVAKEVPVVSDHGVALVLSREAGAYEELGADALVVNPYDVSATAEALHEALTMDETERAERSARLAEAATALPPQAWFLQQLEALREG from the coding sequence ATGGTCTCCGAGCACGCCGCCCAGGTCCTCGTCGCGTCCAACCGCGGCCCCGTGTCGTACACGCTGAACGAAGACGGTTCCCTCGACGCACGCCGGGGCGGAGGCGGGCTCGTCTCCGGGCTGAGCGCCGTCGACGACAAGGTGTGGGTCTGCGCCGCGCTCGGCGACGGCGACCGCGAGGCGGTCCGGCGCGGGGTCGGCGAAGAGGGCGTCCGGATGCTCGACATCGACGCCTCCGTGCACGCCGACGCGTACAACGGCATCGCCAACTCCGTCCTCTGGTTCGTCCACCACCTGCTCTACCAGACCCCCGTCGACCCGGTCTTCGACGACGAGTTCCGGCGCCAGTGGGCCGCGTACGAGACGTACAACCGGGCCTTCGCCGAGGCGCTGGCCGAGGAGGCGGGCGAGGGCGCCGCCGTGCTGGTGCAGGACTACCACCTCGCGCTGGTCCCCGGGATGCTCCGCGAGCTCCGCGCCGACCTGCGCATCGGCCACTTCTCGCACACCCCGTGGGCGCCGGTGGACTACTTCCGGCTGCTCCCCGACGACATCGGCGAACAACTGCTGCGCGGCATCCTCGGCGCCGACCGGGCGGCCTTCCTCACCCGCCGCTGGGCCGACGCGTTCATCGGCTGCTGCACCGAGATCCTCGGCGGCACCAGCGGCACCCGCATCGGCGTGCACGGGCTCGGCGCGGACGGCGACTTCCTGCTCGCCCGCTCGCACGAGCCGGACGTGGACGAGCGGATGGCCGCGCTCCGCGAGCAGATCGGCGGCGACGGCAGCCGGAAGACGATCGTCCGGGTCGACCGGACCGAGCTGTCCAAGAACATCGTGCGCGGGCTGCACGCCTACCGCACCCTCCTCGACAACCACCCCGAGTGGCGCGAACGCGTCGTCCACGTCGCCTTCGCCTACCCCTCCCGCCAGGACCTCGCGGTCTACCGCGAGTACACGACGGCCGTCCAGGACCTGGCCGACGAGATCAACAAGACGTACGGCACCGACACCTGGACCCCGGTCGTCCTGCACGTGAAGGACGACTTCGCCCGCTCGCTGGCCGCCTACCGGCTGGCCGACGTGGCACTGGTGAACCCCATCCGGGACGGCATGAACCTGGTCGCCAAGGAGGTCCCGGTCGTCTCCGACCACGGGGTCGCCCTGGTGCTCTCCCGCGAGGCCGGGGCGTACGAGGAGCTGGGCGCCGACGCGCTGGTGGTGAACCCGTACGACGTGAGCGCCACGGCCGAGGCCCTGCACGAGGCGCTGACCATGGACGAGACGGAGCGCGCCGAGCGGTCGGCGCGGCTCGCGGAGGCCGCGACCGCGCTGCCGCCGCAGGCGTGGTTCCTCCAGCAGCTGGAGGCGCTGCGGGAGGGGTGA
- a CDS encoding MarR family winged helix-turn-helix transcriptional regulator, giving the protein MSAQEPHAADRDDPEGGSDAAFDLVAEMLPRMAQLSNTLNKGRLPEHAMETAGLALERPSMSVLVTLHMAGTPLRIGEIAARMQVVGPHVTRQVNGLEKRGLVRRVTDPEDQRARLIEPTPEGAAGAERYMRTILGWFGGALADWPDRDRRELGRLLGRLVDDFTRHLSTLDAE; this is encoded by the coding sequence ATGAGCGCCCAGGAGCCGCACGCGGCAGACCGCGACGACCCTGAAGGCGGTTCCGACGCGGCGTTCGACCTCGTGGCCGAGATGCTCCCGCGCATGGCTCAGCTCAGCAACACGCTCAACAAGGGGCGGCTGCCCGAGCACGCCATGGAGACCGCCGGACTCGCCCTGGAGCGGCCGTCGATGTCCGTCCTGGTCACCCTGCACATGGCCGGGACCCCGCTGCGCATCGGCGAGATCGCGGCGCGCATGCAGGTGGTCGGGCCGCACGTCACGCGGCAGGTCAACGGGCTGGAGAAGCGCGGCCTGGTCCGCCGCGTCACCGACCCCGAGGACCAGCGCGCCCGGCTCATCGAGCCGACGCCGGAAGGCGCGGCGGGCGCCGAACGCTACATGCGGACCATCCTCGGCTGGTTCGGCGGAGCGCTGGCCGACTGGCCCGACCGGGACCGGCGGGAGCTGGGACGGCTGCTGGGGCGGCTCGTGGACGACTTCACCCGTCATCTGTCGACGCTGGACGCGGAGTAG
- a CDS encoding cold-shock protein has product MAQGTVKWFNAEKGYGFIAVDGGADVFVHYSAIQMDGYRTLEEGQRVEFEISQGQKGPQADMVKLAVG; this is encoded by the coding sequence ATGGCTCAGGGCACCGTCAAGTGGTTCAACGCGGAGAAGGGGTACGGCTTCATCGCGGTCGACGGTGGTGCGGATGTTTTCGTCCACTACAGCGCGATCCAGATGGACGGGTACCGCACCCTCGAAGAGGGTCAGCGAGTTGAATTCGAGATCTCGCAGGGCCAGAAGGGGCCGCAGGCGGACATGGTCAAGCTCGCCGTGGGCTGA
- the groL gene encoding chaperonin GroEL (60 kDa chaperone family; promotes refolding of misfolded polypeptides especially under stressful conditions; forms two stacked rings of heptamers to form a barrel-shaped 14mer; ends can be capped by GroES; misfolded proteins enter the barrel where they are refolded when GroES binds), whose protein sequence is MAKIIAFDEEARRGLERGMNQLADAVKVTLGPKGRNVVLEKKWGAPTITNDGVSIAKEIELEDPYEKIGAELVKEVAKKTDDVAGDGTTTATVLAQALVREGLRNVAAGANPMALKRGIEKAVEAVSAALLEQAKDVETKEQIASTASISAADTEIGAKIAEAMDKVGKEGVITVEESQTFGLELELTEGMRFDKGYISAYFATDMERMETSFDDPYILIVNSKISNVKDLLPLLEKVMQSGKPLLIIAEDVEGEALSTLVVNKIRGTFKSVAVKAPGFGDRRKAMLGDIAILTGGTVISEEVGLKLENAGLDLLGSARKVVITKDETTIVDGAGESDQVQGRVNQIRAEIENSDSDYDREKLQERLAKLAGGVAVIKAGAATEVELKERKHRIEDAVRNAKAAVEEGIVAGGGVALLQASAVFEKLDLTGDEATGANAVKLALEAPLKQIAVNGGLEGGVVVEKVRNLPIGHGLNAATGEYVDMIAEGILDPAKVTRSALQNAASIAALFLTTEAVIADKPEKAGAAAPGGMPGGDMDF, encoded by the coding sequence ATGGCCAAGATCATCGCGTTCGACGAGGAGGCACGGCGCGGTCTCGAGCGCGGGATGAACCAGCTCGCCGACGCCGTCAAGGTCACCCTCGGCCCCAAGGGCCGTAACGTCGTCCTCGAGAAGAAGTGGGGCGCGCCCACGATCACCAACGATGGTGTTTCCATCGCCAAGGAGATCGAGCTCGAGGACCCGTACGAGAAGATCGGTGCGGAGCTGGTCAAGGAGGTCGCCAAGAAGACGGACGACGTCGCCGGCGACGGTACGACCACCGCCACCGTTCTCGCCCAGGCACTCGTCCGCGAGGGTCTGCGCAACGTCGCCGCCGGTGCCAACCCGATGGCCCTCAAGCGGGGCATCGAGAAGGCCGTCGAGGCCGTCTCCGCCGCTCTGCTGGAGCAGGCCAAGGACGTGGAGACCAAGGAGCAGATCGCTTCGACCGCCTCCATCTCCGCCGCCGACACCGAGATCGGCGCCAAGATCGCCGAGGCGATGGACAAGGTCGGCAAGGAAGGCGTCATCACCGTCGAGGAGTCCCAGACCTTCGGTCTGGAGCTGGAGCTCACCGAGGGTATGCGCTTCGACAAGGGCTACATCTCGGCGTACTTCGCGACCGACATGGAGCGTATGGAGACGTCCTTCGACGACCCGTACATCCTCATCGTCAACTCGAAGATCTCCAACGTGAAGGACCTCCTTCCGCTGTTGGAGAAGGTCATGCAGTCGGGCAAGCCGCTGCTGATCATCGCCGAGGACGTCGAGGGCGAGGCCCTGTCGACCCTGGTCGTCAACAAGATCCGTGGCACCTTCAAGTCCGTCGCCGTGAAGGCCCCGGGCTTCGGCGACCGCCGCAAGGCCATGCTCGGTGACATCGCCATCCTCACCGGTGGCACCGTCATCTCCGAGGAGGTCGGCCTCAAGCTGGAGAACGCGGGTCTCGACCTGCTGGGCTCCGCGCGCAAGGTCGTCATCACCAAGGACGAGACGACGATCGTCGACGGCGCCGGTGAGAGCGACCAGGTCCAGGGTCGCGTCAACCAGATCCGTGCCGAGATCGAGAACTCCGACTCGGACTACGACCGCGAGAAGCTCCAGGAGCGTCTGGCGAAGCTGGCCGGCGGCGTGGCCGTCATCAAGGCCGGTGCCGCCACCGAGGTCGAGCTCAAGGAGCGCAAGCACCGCATCGAGGACGCGGTGCGCAACGCCAAGGCCGCCGTCGAGGAGGGCATCGTCGCCGGTGGTGGCGTGGCTCTGCTCCAGGCGTCCGCCGTCTTCGAGAAGCTCGACCTGACGGGCGACGAGGCCACCGGCGCCAACGCCGTCAAGCTCGCGCTCGAGGCCCCGCTCAAGCAGATCGCCGTCAACGGTGGTCTCGAGGGTGGCGTCGTCGTGGAGAAGGTCCGCAACCTGCCGATCGGTCACGGCCTCAACGCCGCGACCGGCGAGTACGTCGACATGATCGCCGAGGGCATTCTCGACCCGGCGAAGGTCACGCGCTCCGCTCTGCAGAACGCCGCCTCCATCGCCGCGCTCTTCCTCACCACCGAGGCCGTCATCGCCGACAAGCCCGAGAAGGCCGGCGCGGCCGCCCCGGGTGGCATGCCGGGCGGTGACATGGACTTCTGA
- the otsB gene encoding trehalose-phosphatase — translation MGSHLDHVPTPTTEAGREGLAALLARPGRAVVALDFDGTLADIVPDPEQARAHADVLPALAALAPKIASVVVITGRPAAVAVAHGGFAGVPGLEHLVVLGHYGAERWDAASGEVAAPPPHPGLAAVRAELPALLDGPEVLKGAWVEEKGQAVAVHTRRAADPQAAFELLREPLGRLAARHGLIVEPGRQVLELRPPGVDKGVALTEYAAEVGAGSLLYAGDDLGDIAAFAAVEKLRSGGPDRVPGLLVCSGGTEVPELASRADLIVQGPEQVAALLAAVAENI, via the coding sequence ATGGGCAGCCACCTGGACCACGTGCCGACTCCGACCACCGAAGCGGGCCGCGAAGGGCTCGCCGCACTGCTGGCCCGTCCGGGCCGGGCGGTGGTGGCGCTCGACTTCGACGGCACCCTCGCCGACATCGTGCCCGACCCCGAGCAGGCCCGGGCCCACGCCGACGTGCTGCCGGCGCTCGCCGCGCTCGCGCCGAAGATCGCCTCCGTGGTCGTGATCACCGGCCGTCCGGCCGCCGTCGCGGTCGCGCACGGCGGGTTCGCGGGGGTCCCCGGCCTGGAGCACCTGGTAGTTCTCGGCCATTACGGCGCCGAGCGCTGGGACGCCGCCTCCGGCGAGGTGGCCGCCCCGCCGCCGCACCCCGGTCTCGCCGCCGTCCGCGCGGAGCTGCCCGCCCTGCTCGACGGGCCCGAGGTGCTGAAGGGCGCCTGGGTGGAGGAGAAGGGGCAGGCCGTCGCCGTCCACACCCGCCGCGCCGCCGACCCGCAGGCCGCCTTCGAGCTGCTGCGCGAGCCCCTCGGCCGGCTCGCCGCGCGGCACGGGCTGATCGTCGAGCCGGGCCGCCAGGTCCTGGAGCTGCGCCCGCCGGGGGTCGACAAGGGCGTCGCGCTCACCGAGTACGCGGCCGAGGTGGGGGCCGGGTCGCTGCTCTACGCGGGCGACGACCTCGGCGACATCGCGGCCTTCGCGGCCGTGGAGAAGCTGCGTTCGGGCGGTCCGGACCGGGTGCCGGGGCTGCTGGTGTGCAGCGGCGGCACCGAGGTGCCCGAGCTGGCCTCCCGCGCCGACCTGATCGTGCAGGGCCCGGAACAGGTCGCGGCGCTGCTGGCGGCCGTGGCCGAAAACATCTGA
- a CDS encoding glucosyl-3-phosphoglycerate synthase: MLEEVDSWLNRRSWTASDRPLDRLLAARSRNPRGSSVSVVLPALNEEATVGDIVRTIRRELMEKVPLVDELVVIDSGSTDATSAVARAAGARVVHRDEILPRLPAVPGKGEVLWRSLFVTGGEIVCFVDADLKDFSADFVSGIVGPLLTDPGVQFVKAMYDRPLETTDGHVPAGPPAQGGRVTELVARPLLNLHWPKLAGFVQPLGGEYAVRRRLLEQLAFPVGYGVELGLLVDALHTVGLDALAQVDVGVRRHRHQDGQALGRMAAAIYRTAQLRLSLGHLVRPVLTQFERDEDGFRPRTYAVDTEERPPVREIPEYTARHAA; encoded by the coding sequence GTGCTGGAAGAGGTCGACAGCTGGCTGAACCGTCGTTCCTGGACGGCCTCCGACCGCCCCCTGGACCGTCTGCTGGCCGCCAGGAGCCGGAACCCGCGGGGCTCCTCCGTGAGCGTCGTGCTGCCCGCGCTGAACGAGGAGGCGACGGTCGGCGACATCGTCCGGACCATCCGCCGCGAGCTGATGGAGAAGGTCCCGCTCGTCGACGAACTCGTGGTGATCGACTCCGGCTCCACCGACGCCACCTCCGCCGTCGCCCGCGCGGCCGGAGCCCGGGTGGTGCACCGCGACGAGATCCTCCCCCGGCTACCGGCCGTCCCCGGCAAGGGCGAGGTGCTCTGGCGGTCGCTCTTCGTGACCGGCGGCGAGATCGTCTGCTTCGTCGACGCCGACCTCAAGGACTTCTCCGCCGATTTCGTCTCCGGCATCGTCGGCCCGCTGCTCACCGACCCCGGCGTCCAGTTCGTCAAGGCGATGTACGACCGGCCGCTGGAAACGACGGACGGCCACGTCCCCGCCGGTCCCCCCGCGCAGGGCGGCCGCGTCACCGAACTGGTCGCCCGCCCGCTGCTCAATCTGCACTGGCCGAAACTGGCCGGCTTCGTCCAGCCGCTGGGCGGCGAGTACGCGGTACGGCGCCGGCTCCTGGAACAGCTGGCGTTCCCCGTCGGATACGGCGTGGAGCTGGGGCTCCTCGTGGACGCGCTGCACACCGTGGGGCTCGACGCCCTGGCCCAGGTGGACGTCGGGGTCCGCCGCCACCGCCACCAGGACGGGCAGGCGCTGGGACGGATGGCCGCCGCGATCTACCGGACCGCGCAGCTGCGGCTCTCCCTAGGGCATCTGGTGCGCCCGGTGCTCACCCAGTTCGAACGCGACGAGGACGGTTTCCGGCCACGTACCTACGCCGTGGACACCGAGGAACGGCCGCCGGTCCGGGAGATCCCCGAGTACACGGCGAGACACGCCGCCTGA
- a CDS encoding FAD-dependent monooxygenase: protein MTSTYGTESGRGTAAGAGTTAPRERSVLISGASIAGPALAYWLHRYGFAVTVVEKADAVRGGGYPIDIRGTALQVVERMGLLPRLWDAHVDSRQVSFLDPDGSVRAAVRPETMTGGVDGRDVEVRRGDLADLLYGLVRDDVEFLFGDSIATLDDLGDGPDGGVDVVFRSGARRTFELVVGADGIHSHTRGLVMGPEDHYHRSLGQCFAGFTLPNDFGLRHEGVIRNTPGKGAVLYAVEESEDLHGFLVFASDLAPRTVPAAAFRDPAAQRELVASVFADEGWEVPRMVAAMREADDLFFDVAGQIHLPSWSTGRVALVGDAAYAPSFFSGQGSSIALIGAYVLAGELAVRADHTAAFAAYESGLREFVEANQALAHSGLAVLAPRTAEDLAARNRALTEPTLASGEAGRSINAALELRDYAADARARAGGSVGSV, encoded by the coding sequence ATGACCAGTACCTACGGTACGGAATCCGGTCGCGGTACGGCCGCCGGTGCGGGCACCACCGCGCCCCGCGAGCGCAGCGTCCTGATCTCCGGCGCCAGCATCGCGGGCCCCGCGCTGGCCTACTGGCTCCACCGGTACGGCTTCGCGGTCACGGTGGTCGAGAAGGCGGACGCGGTACGCGGCGGCGGCTACCCCATCGACATCCGGGGCACCGCCCTCCAGGTCGTGGAGCGGATGGGGCTGCTGCCCCGGCTGTGGGACGCGCACGTGGACAGCCGGCAGGTGTCGTTCCTGGACCCGGACGGTTCGGTACGGGCCGCGGTCCGGCCGGAGACCATGACCGGCGGGGTGGACGGCCGGGACGTGGAGGTGCGCCGGGGCGATCTGGCCGACCTCCTGTACGGCCTCGTCCGCGACGACGTCGAGTTCCTCTTCGGCGACTCGATCGCGACGCTGGACGACCTGGGGGACGGGCCCGACGGGGGCGTGGACGTGGTGTTCCGCAGCGGAGCCCGTCGGACGTTCGAACTGGTCGTGGGGGCGGACGGCATCCACTCGCACACCCGGGGGCTGGTGATGGGGCCCGAGGATCATTACCACCGCTCCCTCGGCCAGTGCTTCGCCGGTTTCACCCTGCCCAACGACTTCGGCCTGCGCCACGAGGGCGTCATCCGCAACACCCCGGGCAAGGGCGCGGTCCTGTACGCGGTCGAGGAGTCCGAGGACCTGCACGGGTTCCTGGTGTTCGCCTCCGACCTGGCGCCGCGGACGGTACCTGCGGCGGCGTTCCGCGACCCGGCCGCCCAGCGCGAGCTCGTCGCCTCCGTCTTCGCCGACGAGGGCTGGGAGGTCCCGCGCATGGTCGCCGCCATGCGCGAGGCGGACGACCTCTTCTTCGACGTGGCCGGGCAGATCCACCTGCCGTCCTGGTCCACGGGCCGGGTCGCGCTCGTCGGCGACGCCGCGTACGCCCCGTCCTTCTTCTCGGGGCAGGGATCGAGCATCGCGCTGATCGGTGCGTACGTCCTCGCCGGGGAACTGGCCGTGCGGGCGGACCACACGGCCGCGTTCGCCGCGTACGAGAGCGGGCTGCGGGAGTTCGTCGAGGCCAACCAGGCCCTCGCGCACAGCGGACTCGCCGTCCTCGCGCCGCGTACGGCCGAGGACCTCGCGGCGCGCAACAGGGCCCTGACCGAGCCGACGCTCGCCTCCGGCGAGGCGGGGCGGAGCATCAACGCGGCGCTGGAGCTGCGCGACTACGCGGCGGATGCCCGTGCCCGTGCGGGTGGGTCGGTCGGCTCCGTCTGA
- the thrC gene encoding threonine synthase yields MAVQTVAANSGTSVDLGPATALSCRECGERFELGPIFACASCFGPLEVAYDLPSGSPEELKKRIEAGPDNIWRYAPLLPVPADVADKPNMNPGFTKLVKADNLARELGVTGALYVKDDSGNPTHSFKDRVVAIAVEAARAFGYTTLSCSSTGNLAGAVGAAAARAGFRSCVFIPHDLEEGKVVMAAVYGGELVGIDGNYDDVNRFCSELIGDPLGEGWGFVNVNLRPYYGEGSKTLAYEICEQLGWQLPDQLVIPIASGSQLTKIDKGLQELIKLGLVEDKPYKIFGAQAEGCSPVSTAFKAGHDVVRPQKPNTIAKSLAIGNPADGPYVLDIARRTGGAVEDVDDEQVVDAIKLLARTEGIFAETAGGVTVGVTRKLIEAGLLDPTLTTVVLNTGDGLKTLDAVSPTTGLTATIRPSLDAFRDAGLAAH; encoded by the coding sequence ATGGCTGTTCAGACCGTTGCAGCGAATTCCGGCACGTCCGTGGACCTCGGTCCCGCCACCGCGCTTTCCTGTCGCGAGTGCGGTGAACGCTTCGAACTCGGTCCCATTTTCGCCTGTGCGTCCTGTTTCGGGCCGCTCGAAGTGGCGTACGACCTGCCGAGCGGCTCCCCGGAAGAGCTGAAGAAGCGCATCGAGGCCGGCCCGGACAACATCTGGCGCTACGCGCCGCTGCTGCCGGTGCCCGCCGACGTCGCCGACAAGCCCAACATGAACCCCGGCTTCACCAAGCTGGTCAAGGCCGACAACCTCGCCCGCGAGCTGGGCGTCACCGGCGCCCTGTACGTCAAGGACGACTCCGGCAACCCGACGCACTCCTTCAAGGACCGCGTCGTCGCGATCGCCGTCGAGGCCGCCCGCGCCTTCGGATACACCACCCTCTCCTGCTCCTCCACCGGCAACCTCGCCGGCGCGGTCGGCGCCGCCGCCGCGCGGGCCGGCTTCCGCTCCTGCGTGTTCATCCCGCACGACCTGGAAGAGGGCAAGGTCGTCATGGCCGCGGTGTACGGCGGCGAGCTCGTCGGCATCGACGGCAACTACGACGACGTGAACCGCTTCTGTTCCGAGCTCATCGGCGACCCGCTGGGCGAGGGCTGGGGCTTCGTCAACGTCAACCTCCGCCCGTACTACGGCGAGGGCTCGAAGACGCTCGCGTACGAGATCTGCGAGCAGCTCGGCTGGCAGCTCCCGGACCAGCTGGTCATCCCGATCGCGTCCGGCTCCCAGCTCACCAAGATCGACAAGGGGCTCCAGGAGCTGATCAAGCTCGGCCTCGTCGAGGACAAGCCGTACAAGATCTTCGGCGCCCAGGCCGAGGGCTGCTCCCCGGTCTCCACCGCCTTCAAGGCCGGCCACGACGTGGTCCGCCCGCAGAAGCCGAACACGATCGCCAAGTCGCTCGCGATCGGCAACCCGGCCGACGGCCCGTACGTCCTGGACATCGCCCGCCGCACCGGCGGCGCGGTGGAGGACGTCGACGACGAGCAGGTCGTCGACGCGATCAAGCTGCTCGCCCGCACCGAGGGCATCTTCGCGGAGACCGCGGGCGGCGTGACCGTCGGTGTGACGCGGAAGCTGATCGAGGCCGGTCTGCTCGACCCGACCCTGACCACCGTCGTCCTGAACACCGGCGACGGCCTGAAGACCCTGGACGCCGTCTCTCCGACGACCGGCCTGACGGCGACCATCCGCCCGAGCCTGGACGCGTTCCGCGACGCGGGCCTCGCGGCCCACTGA
- a CDS encoding RNA polymerase sigma factor, whose amino-acid sequence MDEALLRSLTPGVLAVLVRRGADFATAEDAVQEALLQAVRVWPADPPRDAKGWLVTAAWRRFLDATRAETARRHREVRADEEPVPGPAPAVDDTLQLYFLCAHPSLTPASAVALTLRAVGGLTTRQIARAYLVPEATMAQRVSRAKRTVSGVRLDRPGDVGTVLRVLYLVFNEGYSGDVDLAAEAIRLTRQLAARIDHPEVSGLLALMLLHHARRAARTASDGSLVPLAEQDRGRWNTGLIAEGVGILQAALARDRLGEYQAQAAVAALHADAPTAEETDWPQIVEWYDELARLTGSPVVRLNRAVAVGEADGPRAGLAALAALDDSLPRHTAVAAYLHERDGDLAKAARLYAEAAHRASDLAERDHLTRQAARLNARGG is encoded by the coding sequence TTGGACGAGGCTCTGCTCCGGAGCCTCACGCCGGGCGTGCTCGCCGTCCTCGTCCGCCGCGGAGCCGATTTCGCGACGGCCGAGGACGCCGTGCAGGAAGCGCTGCTCCAGGCGGTACGCGTCTGGCCGGCCGACCCTCCGCGCGACGCGAAGGGCTGGCTGGTCACCGCTGCCTGGCGCAGGTTCCTCGACGCGACCCGGGCGGAGACCGCCCGCCGCCACCGCGAGGTCCGGGCGGACGAGGAGCCCGTGCCGGGGCCCGCGCCCGCGGTGGACGACACGCTCCAGCTCTACTTCCTCTGCGCCCATCCGTCCCTGACTCCGGCGTCGGCGGTCGCACTGACCCTGCGCGCCGTCGGGGGCCTCACCACCCGCCAGATCGCCCGCGCCTACCTGGTGCCGGAAGCGACCATGGCGCAGCGCGTCAGCCGGGCGAAGCGCACCGTCTCCGGCGTGCGGCTCGACCGGCCCGGCGATGTCGGCACCGTGCTGCGCGTCCTGTACCTGGTGTTCAACGAGGGCTACTCCGGCGATGTCGACCTCGCCGCCGAGGCCATCCGCCTCACCCGGCAGCTCGCCGCCCGTATCGACCACCCCGAGGTGTCCGGGCTGCTCGCCCTGATGCTGCTCCACCATGCCCGGCGTGCCGCGCGCACCGCGTCGGACGGCAGCCTGGTGCCGCTCGCCGAGCAGGACCGGGGCCGGTGGAACACCGGGTTGATCGCCGAGGGCGTCGGGATTCTCCAGGCGGCCCTGGCCCGTGACCGGTTGGGCGAGTACCAGGCCCAGGCCGCCGTCGCCGCCCTGCACGCCGACGCGCCCACCGCCGAGGAGACCGACTGGCCGCAGATCGTCGAGTGGTACGACGAGTTGGCGCGCCTGACCGGCAGCCCGGTCGTCCGGCTGAACCGCGCGGTCGCCGTCGGTGAGGCCGACGGGCCGCGCGCGGGGCTGGCGGCACTCGCCGCGCTGGACGACTCACTGCCCCGCCACACCGCCGTGGCGGCGTACCTCCACGAGCGCGACGGCGACCTCGCGAAGGCGGCCCGGCTGTACGCCGAGGCGGCCCACCGAGCTTCCGACCTCGCCGAGCGCGATCACCTGACGCGCCAGGCCGCCCGGCTCAACGCGCGCGGGGGTTGA
- a CDS encoding MoaD/ThiS family protein — translation MSVKVRIPTILRTYTGGQAEVSAEGTVLSEVIESLEKDHPGIAARVLDDQGKLRRFVNVYVNDDDVRFEGGLQAATPDGAGVSIIPAVAGGC, via the coding sequence ATGAGCGTCAAGGTCCGCATCCCCACCATCCTGCGCACGTACACCGGCGGCCAGGCCGAGGTCTCGGCCGAGGGCACCGTCCTCTCCGAGGTCATCGAGTCCCTGGAGAAGGACCACCCGGGCATCGCCGCGCGCGTCCTGGACGACCAGGGCAAGCTGCGCCGCTTCGTCAACGTGTACGTCAACGACGACGACGTCCGCTTCGAGGGCGGCCTCCAGGCCGCCACGCCGGACGGCGCCGGCGTCTCGATCATCCCCGCCGTCGCCGGCGGCTGCTGA
- a CDS encoding YciI family protein, with product MAKYLLLKHYRGAPAPANDVPMDKWTPEEISAHIQYMNDFAARLEKTGEYVDGQALAPEGTWVRYDGEGRPPVTDGPFAETKDLIAGWMVIDVDTYERAVELAGELSAAPGAGGAPIHEWLELRPFMGSHHPTITE from the coding sequence ATGGCCAAGTACCTGCTGCTCAAGCACTACCGTGGCGCCCCGGCACCGGCCAACGACGTGCCGATGGACAAGTGGACCCCGGAGGAGATCTCGGCCCACATCCAGTACATGAACGACTTCGCGGCCCGGCTGGAGAAGACCGGCGAGTACGTCGACGGCCAGGCGCTCGCCCCCGAGGGAACGTGGGTCCGGTACGACGGCGAGGGCCGCCCGCCGGTCACCGACGGCCCGTTCGCCGAGACCAAGGACCTCATCGCGGGGTGGATGGTGATCGACGTCGACACGTACGAACGCGCCGTCGAGCTGGCCGGAGAGCTGTCGGCCGCCCCCGGCGCGGGCGGCGCGCCGATCCACGAGTGGCTGGAGCTGCGCCCCTTCATGGGCTCGCACCACCCCACCATCACGGAGTGA